A window of the Streptomyces luomodiensis genome harbors these coding sequences:
- a CDS encoding type I polyketide synthase → MPTHDDIVRPLPELLGDHARRLGDKVCFQDRLGRVTYRELERRTARLAGHLAGLGVARGDRVAVLLGNRVEAVESLLAVTRASGVGVPLDPGSPEEELTRLLDDSGARVLISDGACLTRRRTLSSRPGLTVVVVEGGDEDGAGSSPPGAAGAAGGRPVVAAGGVLRYEELAGTEPRMPARDDLALDDVAWLLYTSGSSGAPKGVLSTQRNRLSPVATGLVGVLGLSERDRVLWPLPLHHAMSQVVCFLGVTAVGASAVLLPHFSVAGVLGELRRGGGPFTLLGGVPTTYSALLDAVRGEEAGEGGVGLGAPALRGCVSGGAAAGPGFRESFEAICRVPYLEHYGSTEAGPVTMAAPGEATASGARGRVLPGTRVRVGGGPVGRDTGEGELWVSGPGVMAGYHGRPEATAEVLRDGWFRTGDLVRIDGSGELAVTGRVGDLIIRGGVNVHPAEVEAVLRRLPGVADAAVAGRPHPVFGEVPVGYLVAGSGGGVLDRGRILAACRAELSGFKVPVELFEVADIPRTVSGKILRRDLAGLPARALGAEAVGKPSEDLLTVVRSEVAAVLGGTPQAVEPSTALRDLGMDSLTATVLRERLSAATGLPLSEAVAFDFPTAAALAAHLGERNAAGPAGAGPVNRSAARPDDDPVVIVGMACRYPGDVTSPEELWRLVAEGRDAIGPFPTDRGWDTRALYDPDPGRPGRTYVREGGFLSGADRFDPGFFGISPREALAMDPQHRLLLEVAWEAFEHAGLVPATLRSSATGVYVGLMYSDYARRLTRTPEQVEGYLGLGNAGSVASGRIAYTFGLEGPALTVDTACSSSLVALHLATQALRRGECAFALAGGATVMSGPSSFVEFSRQRALAPDGRCKAFGASADGTGWAEGAGMLLLSRLSEARRAGLPVLAVVRGSAVNQDGASNGLTAPHGPAQQRVIRQALADAGLHYGDIDAVEAHGTGTRLGDVIEAEAFLATYGRHARQRPLRLGSVKSNIGHTQAAAGVAGVIKMVQAMRHGVLPRTLHADQPTPRVDWSPERIALLTRAVEWPATNRRRRVGVSSFGISGTNAHVVLEEPPGDGEAAPPAVADGGAVSGRVGPGAVRGEVTRPGRAAVAFPVSARSVPGLRAQARRLYDHVAATPDASLADLGYSLATTRTAFEHRAVVVARERAELLRSLRAVAEDDGRSGVHTGTSRHHGPPALLFTGQGSQRAGMGRELYTSRDLHPAFARSLDECCALLDPLLPVPLRDVMFAGPGTETGALLRTTRFAQPALFALGTALFRQFEAWGVRPGPVAGHSVGEVTAAHVAGVLSLADACTLVAARGRLMDTLPAGGAMAAVAAGPDEVAAHLAETGWAVEIAAVNGPASVVLSGDEAAVLAAAASFRKRGRSVTRLRVGHAFHSARMEPVLADLADVARRLSFTAPRLPLLTVVAGRAATDEELCTPEFWVDHVRRPVLFADSVAYLGERGAAHYVELGPDGTLTALVRDCLATAGPAPAGPAAAEAGGGERGPAPLVLPTLRRTRPEADALLDTLAALHAHGVPVDWRAVFAGRGGRRVALPPYAFQRRRYWLETAPGHPPVSPTAEPAHPFLRSYTRTADDDGLLLSAVLSVHDQPWLADHVVAGEIVLPAAAFVDMALYAGELAGVSVLDELVLAAPLPLPSDGAVALQVKVAGADEAGRRAVFFHSRPYTTAGDQPWLRHAVGTLSPAQPPADREAAAAGTGGVPRPHVSWPPEAAVPLHTDGPGTGPYEQLAADGLRYGPAFRGMRAAWRHGEELYADVALPEAARVPRPEADGPEFVLHPALFDAALHALALDGIVTDGPGAVGPAAGGLSLPFAFSGVRVHTTGARRLRVRAAPGPDGRAGVELTDETGSPVATVRSLTLRPLPRTGSSPAGAVTGALHRTDWVPLTEPPAPVATLRWGVLGTAGTRLVDALAPPGSGVPVYRGPAACDASSAVVVAPCPPPDPTGGAQDQAAGLLRAADRALGLVREWLAAPHLSRSRLVLLTSGAVGRGSDGRSGERASVPSHTPVWGLVRSALREHPGRFALIDVDEHPDSWSALPALLAASAPELAVRRGTAYVPKLVPLAEAAPEPRRRRPLDPEGTVLVTGGTGSLGMLVARHLVTAHGVRHLLLAGRRGPAAPGARELVAELRAAGAQVHVHACDVADRTALATLLDAIPAAHPLTGVVHTAGVLDDAVVTALTTDRLRRVLRPKADAALALHELTRGHDLTLFALFSSVAGTFGSAGQANYAAANCVLDALARHRGRLGLPGTSIVWGPWRQDDGMMAHLGDADRQRMARSGFAPLGPEEALALFDAAVAGDEPVVVAARLAPSALRGGEPAANRLRTPAADAVDTGGDRRGRALAAAPPGERGGVPLTMVRTLAARVLGHAEEASEIDGDAVLADLGLDSLAAVDLRNELAAWTGLALPPTLLFDFPTPRALATELTRRYAAEAPPAGVTPEGPAANVEAGGGPKGGPEGGPEGGPEASASPDARVRAADVPHAGGAPDSLGVLFRAACSRGQSWDGMALLTVAARLRPVFDRTGAPGATHEPVMLAVGGTGSRLVCFPALSAVSGPQEYARLGAGLRGLRPVSAVRHPGFESREALPATLDALVTAQAIAVRAAAAEDSPVLLGRSAGGWVAHAVAERLESEGAAPAAVVLVDTDPPGHGDRGQALSATTSDMLRRAAEFASASPARLTAMARYFELFSGWKPAPLACPTLYVRARNPLPGAEPAPDWSLPHAEVTVDGDHFTMLEEHARTTALAIHQWLSASPV, encoded by the coding sequence GTGCCTACGCACGACGACATCGTCAGACCGCTGCCGGAACTGCTCGGGGACCACGCCCGTCGCCTCGGGGACAAGGTGTGTTTCCAGGACCGGCTCGGGCGCGTGACCTACCGGGAGCTCGAACGCAGGACCGCACGGCTGGCCGGGCACCTGGCTGGACTCGGCGTGGCGCGCGGTGACCGGGTGGCCGTACTGCTCGGCAACCGTGTCGAGGCGGTCGAGAGCCTGCTCGCCGTCACCCGGGCGAGCGGCGTGGGCGTGCCTCTGGACCCCGGGAGCCCGGAGGAGGAACTGACCCGCTTGCTGGACGACAGCGGGGCACGGGTGCTCATCAGCGACGGCGCCTGCCTGACGCGGCGGCGAACGCTGTCGTCCCGGCCCGGACTGACCGTGGTGGTGGTCGAAGGCGGCGACGAGGACGGGGCCGGGAGCTCGCCTCCGGGCGCGGCCGGCGCAGCCGGGGGCCGGCCCGTCGTGGCCGCGGGCGGTGTTCTGCGGTACGAGGAGTTGGCGGGTACGGAGCCGCGGATGCCGGCCCGGGACGATCTCGCGCTGGACGACGTGGCCTGGCTGCTCTACACCTCGGGCTCCTCCGGCGCGCCCAAGGGCGTCCTGTCCACCCAGCGCAACCGCCTTTCGCCGGTCGCGACGGGCCTCGTCGGTGTCCTGGGCCTGTCCGAACGGGACCGCGTGCTGTGGCCGTTACCCCTCCATCACGCGATGAGCCAGGTGGTGTGCTTCCTCGGGGTGACCGCGGTGGGGGCGAGCGCGGTGCTGCTGCCCCATTTCTCGGTGGCGGGTGTGCTCGGCGAACTACGCCGCGGGGGCGGTCCGTTCACCTTGCTCGGCGGGGTCCCGACCACGTATTCGGCGCTGCTCGACGCGGTCCGGGGCGAGGAAGCCGGCGAGGGCGGCGTCGGTCTCGGCGCCCCCGCGCTGCGGGGTTGCGTCAGCGGTGGTGCGGCGGCGGGGCCCGGGTTCCGCGAGTCCTTCGAGGCGATCTGCCGTGTCCCGTATCTGGAGCACTACGGCAGCACGGAGGCGGGCCCGGTCACCATGGCGGCGCCGGGCGAGGCGACGGCGTCCGGGGCGCGGGGCCGGGTGCTGCCCGGCACCCGGGTCCGGGTCGGCGGGGGCCCCGTCGGCCGGGACACGGGCGAGGGCGAGTTATGGGTCAGCGGGCCCGGGGTCATGGCCGGATACCACGGCAGGCCGGAAGCCACCGCGGAGGTACTGCGCGACGGCTGGTTCCGCACGGGTGACCTGGTCAGGATCGATGGCTCCGGTGAACTGGCGGTCACCGGCCGGGTAGGTGATCTGATCATCCGGGGCGGGGTGAACGTCCATCCTGCGGAGGTGGAGGCGGTGCTGCGGCGGCTTCCGGGGGTGGCGGACGCCGCCGTGGCCGGACGCCCGCACCCCGTCTTCGGCGAGGTGCCGGTCGGCTATCTGGTCGCCGGGTCCGGTGGCGGCGTGCTGGACAGGGGGCGCATACTCGCCGCCTGCCGTGCGGAACTGTCCGGCTTCAAGGTGCCGGTCGAGTTGTTCGAGGTGGCGGACATTCCCCGTACGGTCTCCGGGAAGATCCTGCGGCGGGACCTCGCCGGCCTGCCCGCGCGGGCGCTGGGCGCGGAGGCCGTCGGGAAGCCGTCGGAGGACCTGCTGACTGTGGTGCGAAGCGAGGTGGCGGCCGTGCTCGGCGGTACGCCTCAGGCTGTGGAGCCGAGCACGGCACTGCGGGACCTGGGCATGGACTCCCTCACCGCGACGGTGCTGCGGGAGCGGTTGTCGGCGGCGACCGGCCTGCCGCTCTCCGAGGCCGTCGCCTTCGACTTTCCCACGGCCGCCGCGCTCGCCGCCCATCTCGGGGAACGGAACGCCGCCGGGCCGGCCGGTGCCGGGCCCGTGAACCGGAGCGCGGCCCGGCCGGACGACGATCCTGTGGTGATCGTGGGGATGGCGTGCCGCTATCCCGGAGACGTGACGTCTCCCGAGGAACTGTGGCGGCTGGTGGCCGAGGGGAGGGACGCCATCGGTCCCTTCCCCACCGACCGGGGCTGGGACACCCGGGCGCTGTACGACCCGGACCCCGGGCGGCCCGGACGGACGTATGTGCGCGAGGGCGGTTTCCTCTCCGGTGCGGACCGCTTCGACCCCGGCTTCTTCGGCATCTCTCCCCGCGAGGCGCTGGCCATGGACCCCCAGCACCGGCTGCTGCTCGAAGTGGCGTGGGAGGCCTTCGAGCACGCCGGTCTCGTCCCCGCCACCCTGCGCTCCTCGGCAACCGGGGTGTACGTCGGGCTGATGTACAGCGACTACGCCCGCCGCCTGACAAGGACGCCCGAGCAGGTCGAGGGGTACCTCGGCCTCGGCAACGCCGGAAGCGTCGCCTCGGGTCGCATCGCCTACACCTTCGGCCTCGAAGGACCGGCCCTCACCGTGGACACGGCGTGTTCCTCGTCCCTGGTGGCCCTGCACCTGGCGACCCAGGCGCTGCGCCGGGGCGAGTGTGCCTTCGCGTTGGCCGGCGGCGCCACGGTGATGTCGGGGCCCTCGTCGTTCGTGGAGTTCAGCCGCCAGCGGGCGCTGGCACCGGACGGCCGCTGCAAGGCGTTCGGCGCGTCCGCCGACGGCACCGGGTGGGCCGAGGGCGCCGGAATGCTGCTGCTGAGCCGGTTGTCCGAGGCGCGCCGTGCCGGACTTCCGGTCCTGGCCGTGGTGCGCGGCTCGGCGGTGAACCAGGACGGGGCGAGCAACGGGCTGACCGCACCGCACGGACCGGCGCAGCAACGGGTGATCCGGCAGGCGCTCGCGGACGCGGGGCTGCATTACGGGGACATCGACGCGGTGGAGGCGCATGGCACCGGCACCCGGCTGGGGGACGTCATCGAGGCGGAGGCCTTCCTCGCGACGTACGGGCGCCACGCGCGGCAGCGTCCCCTCCGGCTGGGCTCGGTGAAGTCGAACATCGGTCACACCCAGGCCGCCGCCGGAGTGGCCGGTGTGATCAAAATGGTGCAGGCGATGCGGCACGGCGTGCTGCCGCGCACGCTGCACGCCGACCAGCCGACCCCCCGTGTCGACTGGTCGCCGGAGCGGATCGCGCTGCTGACCCGGGCGGTGGAGTGGCCTGCGACGAACCGCCGGCGCCGGGTGGGAGTGTCCTCCTTCGGCATCAGCGGCACCAACGCCCATGTGGTGCTCGAAGAGCCTCCGGGCGACGGGGAGGCCGCACCGCCTGCCGTGGCGGACGGCGGGGCCGTAAGCGGCCGCGTCGGGCCCGGGGCGGTGCGGGGAGAGGTGACACGTCCCGGACGGGCCGCGGTGGCCTTTCCGGTGTCGGCCAGGAGCGTGCCGGGGCTGCGGGCCCAGGCACGACGGCTGTACGACCATGTGGCCGCCACCCCCGATGCGTCCCTGGCGGACCTCGGGTACTCGCTCGCCACCACGCGTACGGCCTTCGAGCACCGGGCCGTGGTGGTGGCCCGGGAACGTGCCGAACTGCTCCGCTCCCTGCGGGCCGTGGCGGAGGACGACGGCCGGTCCGGAGTGCACACGGGCACGTCCCGCCACCACGGCCCGCCGGCCCTGCTGTTCACCGGCCAGGGCAGCCAGCGCGCCGGGATGGGCCGTGAACTGTACACGTCGCGGGATCTGCATCCGGCCTTCGCCCGTTCGCTGGACGAGTGCTGTGCCCTGCTCGACCCGCTGCTGCCGGTGCCCCTGCGGGACGTCATGTTCGCCGGGCCCGGTACGGAGACGGGCGCGCTGCTCAGGACGACCCGGTTCGCGCAGCCGGCCCTCTTCGCCCTGGGGACGGCCCTGTTCCGGCAGTTCGAGGCATGGGGGGTACGCCCCGGTCCGGTGGCCGGGCACTCGGTGGGCGAGGTGACGGCGGCCCATGTCGCCGGGGTGCTGTCCCTCGCGGACGCGTGCACACTGGTGGCGGCCCGGGGCCGGCTGATGGACACGCTGCCCGCGGGCGGCGCGATGGCGGCCGTGGCCGCCGGCCCTGACGAGGTGGCCGCCCACCTTGCCGAGACGGGGTGGGCGGTGGAGATCGCCGCGGTCAACGGGCCCGCCTCGGTGGTCCTCTCCGGCGACGAGGCCGCGGTGCTGGCGGCCGCCGCCTCCTTCCGGAAGCGAGGGCGTTCGGTGACACGGCTGCGGGTCGGCCATGCCTTCCACTCCGCTCGGATGGAGCCTGTGCTGGCCGACTTGGCGGATGTGGCCCGGCGTCTGTCCTTCACCGCGCCGAGGCTGCCTCTGCTCACCGTCGTGGCGGGCCGGGCGGCCACCGACGAGGAGCTGTGCACACCGGAGTTCTGGGTGGACCATGTCCGCCGTCCGGTCCTCTTCGCCGATTCGGTGGCGTACCTGGGTGAGCGAGGCGCGGCACACTACGTCGAACTGGGGCCGGACGGGACGCTCACCGCTCTGGTACGGGATTGCCTCGCCACAGCCGGCCCGGCACCGGCCGGCCCGGCCGCGGCCGAGGCGGGCGGCGGCGAGCGGGGCCCGGCACCGCTGGTCCTGCCGACTCTGCGCAGGACGCGGCCGGAAGCGGACGCCCTGCTCGACACGCTGGCCGCGCTGCACGCCCACGGCGTGCCCGTCGACTGGCGGGCCGTCTTCGCCGGGCGCGGCGGGCGGCGCGTCGCACTGCCCCCGTACGCCTTCCAGCGCCGCCGGTACTGGCTGGAGACCGCCCCGGGGCATCCGCCCGTGTCCCCGACGGCCGAGCCCGCCCATCCGTTCCTGCGGTCGTACACCCGCACGGCCGACGACGACGGGTTGCTGCTGAGCGCGGTGCTCTCGGTGCATGACCAGCCGTGGCTCGCCGATCATGTGGTGGCCGGCGAGATCGTGCTGCCTGCGGCCGCCTTCGTCGACATGGCCCTGTACGCCGGTGAGCTGGCGGGCGTGTCCGTCCTCGACGAGCTCGTCCTGGCCGCACCGCTGCCGTTGCCCTCGGACGGTGCTGTCGCCTTGCAGGTGAAGGTGGCGGGGGCGGACGAGGCGGGACGGCGGGCCGTGTTCTTCCACTCCCGGCCGTACACCACGGCGGGTGATCAGCCCTGGCTCCGGCACGCCGTCGGCACTCTTTCGCCGGCTCAGCCGCCCGCGGACCGGGAAGCGGCCGCCGCCGGGACCGGCGGTGTGCCCCGGCCGCACGTGTCCTGGCCGCCGGAGGCCGCGGTGCCCCTGCACACCGACGGTCCGGGGACCGGACCGTACGAGCAACTGGCCGCCGACGGGCTGCGCTACGGTCCTGCCTTCCGGGGCATGCGCGCCGCCTGGAGGCACGGGGAGGAGCTGTACGCCGATGTCGCGCTGCCCGAAGCGGCCCGGGTGCCGCGCCCGGAGGCGGACGGCCCGGAGTTCGTCCTGCATCCCGCATTGTTCGACGCGGCGCTGCACGCCCTGGCCCTGGACGGCATCGTCACAGACGGCCCCGGGGCAGTCGGTCCGGCGGCCGGCGGGCTGTCCCTGCCGTTCGCCTTCAGCGGAGTGCGCGTGCACACCACCGGCGCACGGCGCTTGCGGGTCCGGGCGGCCCCCGGGCCCGACGGGCGGGCCGGAGTGGAGCTGACCGACGAGACCGGCTCACCGGTGGCGACGGTCCGTTCGCTGACGCTCCGGCCCCTACCGCGTACCGGCTCGAGCCCGGCGGGCGCGGTCACCGGTGCTCTCCACCGGACGGACTGGGTGCCGCTGACCGAGCCGCCCGCACCCGTGGCGACGCTCCGCTGGGGGGTTCTGGGCACGGCGGGCACACGGCTGGTGGACGCCCTCGCGCCCCCGGGTTCCGGCGTCCCGGTGTACCGCGGCCCGGCGGCGTGCGACGCGTCGTCGGCCGTCGTCGTGGCACCGTGCCCCCCGCCTGACCCGACCGGCGGCGCGCAGGACCAGGCTGCCGGGTTGCTGCGGGCGGCGGACCGGGCGCTGGGGCTCGTGCGGGAGTGGCTCGCTGCACCGCACCTGTCCCGCTCCCGTCTCGTCCTCCTGACGTCCGGTGCCGTCGGTCGCGGGAGCGACGGCCGGTCCGGCGAGAGGGCGTCCGTACCGTCGCACACACCGGTGTGGGGACTGGTCCGCTCGGCCCTGCGCGAACACCCGGGCCGCTTCGCCCTGATCGACGTGGATGAACACCCCGACTCCTGGAGTGCCCTGCCCGCCCTGCTGGCCGCCTCGGCACCGGAGCTGGCCGTACGCCGGGGGACGGCGTACGTGCCGAAGCTGGTGCCACTGGCCGAGGCGGCACCGGAGCCGCGGCGGCGACGGCCGCTCGACCCGGAGGGCACGGTCCTGGTCACCGGCGGCACCGGTTCCCTGGGCATGCTGGTGGCGCGGCACCTGGTCACCGCCCACGGCGTTCGTCATCTGCTGCTCGCCGGCCGACGCGGGCCGGCCGCTCCGGGGGCCCGGGAACTCGTCGCGGAGCTGCGTGCGGCGGGCGCCCAGGTGCACGTGCACGCCTGTGACGTCGCGGACCGGACCGCGCTCGCCACCCTGCTCGACGCGATACCGGCGGCCCACCCGCTGACCGGCGTCGTGCACACCGCGGGGGTGCTGGACGACGCCGTCGTCACGGCGCTCACCACCGACCGTCTGAGACGGGTGCTGCGCCCCAAGGCGGACGCCGCTCTCGCGCTGCACGAACTGACCCGCGGTCATGACCTGACCTTGTTCGCGTTGTTCTCCTCGGTCGCGGGCACGTTCGGCTCCGCGGGTCAGGCCAACTACGCCGCGGCCAACTGCGTGCTGGATGCCTTGGCACGACACCGCGGCCGGCTCGGACTGCCCGGTACGTCGATCGTCTGGGGCCCCTGGCGGCAGGACGACGGCATGATGGCGCACCTCGGCGACGCGGACCGGCAGCGGATGGCCCGTTCCGGGTTCGCCCCGCTCGGACCGGAAGAGGCCCTGGCCCTCTTCGACGCCGCCGTGGCCGGTGACGAACCCGTGGTGGTGGCGGCCCGCCTCGCCCCGTCCGCTCTCCGCGGCGGCGAACCGGCGGCGAACCGGCTCCGAACTCCCGCTGCCGATGCGGTCGACACGGGCGGGGACCGACGCGGCCGGGCGTTGGCGGCCGCTCCCCCCGGCGAGCGGGGCGGGGTGCCGCTCACGATGGTCCGGACCCTGGCGGCCCGCGTCCTGGGCCACGCGGAGGAGGCGAGCGAGATCGACGGGGACGCCGTGCTGGCGGACCTCGGGCTGGACTCCCTGGCCGCGGTCGATCTGCGCAATGAGCTCGCGGCGTGGACGGGGCTGGCACTGCCGCCCACGCTGTTGTTCGACTTCCCGACGCCGCGCGCGCTCGCCACCGAGCTGACACGGCGGTATGCCGCCGAGGCACCTCCCGCGGGTGTCACGCCCGAGGGCCCGGCAGCGAACGTCGAAGCGGGGGGCGGACCGAAGGGCGGTCCGGAGGGCGGTCCGGAGGGCGGTCCGGAGGCGAGCGCTTCGCCGGACGCCCGGGTGCGGGCCGCCGACGTACCGCACGCCGGGGGAGCTCCGGACTCCCTGGGCGTGCTCTTCCGTGCTGCGTGTTCCCGGGGACAGAGCTGGGACGGCATGGCGCTCCTCACCGTCGCCGCGCGCCTGCGCCCGGTCTTCGACAGGACAGGGGCGCCCGGCGCGACGCACGAACCCGTCATGCTCGCGGTGGGCGGCACGGGGTCCCGACTGGTCTGCTTCCCCGCGCTCAGCGCGGTGTCCGGACCACAGGAGTACGCGCGCCTCGGTGCCGGGCTGCGCGGGCTGCGGCCGGTTTCCGCGGTGCGGCACCCGGGGTTCGAGTCCCGGGAGGCTCTGCCTGCCACGCTGGATGCTCTCGTCACCGCCCAGGCCATTGCCGTCCGCGCAGCCGCGGCCGAAGACTCCCCGGTACTGCTGGGACGGTCGGCCGGTGGCTGGGTGGCCCATGCCGTGGCCGAGCGTCTGGAGTCCGAGGGCGCCGCCCCGGCGGCCGTCGTCCTGGTGGACACCGATCCCCCCGGCCACGGCGACCGGGGCCAGGCGCTCTCCGCGACGACGTCGGACATGCTGCGCCGGGCGGCGGAATTCGCCTCCGCCAGCCCTGCCCGGCTCACCGCCATGGCCAGATACTTCGAGCTCTTCAGCGGCTGGAAACCCGCGCCGCTCGCCTGTCCCACCCTGTACGTACGAGCCCGGAACCCACTGCCGGGCGCCGAACCCGCCCCGGACTGGAGCCTGCCGCACGCCGAAGTCACCGTGGACGGGGACCACTTCACCATGCTGGAGGAACACGCCCGTACCACCGCACTCGCCATCCACCAGTGGCTGAGCGCCAGTCCGGTCTGA
- a CDS encoding PIG-L family deacetylase, which yields MTDRPLTLMAVHAHPDDEATGTGGILARYAAEGIRTVLVTCTDGGCGDGPGGVKPGDPGHDPAAVASMRRQELKASCDVLKVSDLEMLDYADSGMMGWPSNDAPGSFWQTPVAEGAARLAELMRHYRPDVVVTYDENGFYGHPDHIQAHRITMAALEMTTLTPKVYWTTMPHSTMQRFAEAMREFHGDMPEPDPAEAAAMAEIGLPDHEITTWVDTTAFSGQKFDALAAHASQGENIFFLKMGKERFGELMGMETYVRVKDTTGAAVPENDLFAGLR from the coding sequence ATGACTGACCGGCCTTTGACGCTCATGGCCGTGCACGCCCATCCCGACGACGAGGCCACCGGAACCGGAGGGATCCTCGCGCGGTACGCGGCGGAGGGCATCCGGACGGTTCTCGTGACGTGTACCGACGGCGGTTGCGGTGACGGACCGGGGGGTGTCAAGCCCGGAGATCCCGGGCACGATCCGGCCGCCGTCGCCTCGATGCGCCGTCAAGAACTCAAGGCGAGCTGTGACGTCCTGAAGGTCAGCGATCTGGAGATGCTGGACTATGCCGACTCCGGGATGATGGGCTGGCCGAGCAACGACGCCCCCGGATCCTTCTGGCAGACCCCCGTGGCGGAAGGCGCCGCCCGACTCGCGGAACTCATGCGGCACTACCGACCCGATGTGGTCGTCACCTACGACGAGAACGGCTTCTACGGCCACCCCGACCACATCCAGGCCCACCGCATCACGATGGCGGCGCTGGAGATGACCACGCTGACACCGAAGGTGTACTGGACGACGATGCCCCACTCCACGATGCAGCGGTTCGCGGAAGCCATGCGCGAGTTTCATGGGGACATGCCGGAGCCGGATCCTGCCGAGGCCGCCGCGATGGCCGAGATCGGCCTCCCCGACCATGAGATCACCACGTGGGTGGACACCACCGCGTTCAGCGGTCAGAAGTTCGATGCGCTGGCCGCGCACGCCAGTCAGGGCGAGAACATCTTCTTCCTCAAGATGGGCAAGGAGAGGTTCGGCGAGTTGATGGGCATGGAGACCTACGTACGGGTCAAGGACACCACCGGCGCCGCCGTACCCGAGAACGATCTCTTCGCCGGACTGCGCTGA